A window of Helicobacter pylori genomic DNA:
ATTATAGCGTTTTTAAAGGAGAGCTTCTATTTTTTGCTCCAATTCTTTAATACGATTTTTATATTTATCCGATTCGCCTTTGTATTCAGAGTTCCTTTGTTTAAGGGCTTTCAGTTCTGTTTTTAACGAGCTCATTTCTTGAGTGAGAATATCAATATTGCCTAAAGCCCTTTGGAGTTGTAATTGGTGTTTTTGGATCAAAATTTCAGCTTCTTGCAAGGTGAGCTTCATGGATGCGTTGGTGCGCTCTTGCCGTTTGGCTACGGTTTTAAAAAAGAAAGTGCGCACCCCCATATAAAGGATAAAAACAACAGCGATAGTGATGATAAACCATTGGGTAAACATTCTATTACAATATCCTTTTTAGCGAAACGATACCATTATACTATATTAGGTTGATGATTTCAGCGATTCGTCTAGCTTTTGGATGCGCAACGCATGGCGGCCTTGTTCAAATTCGGTGGAGAAAAACGCTTCCAAAATGCTTTCCACGACGCCAATACCGCTAATCTTTTCGCCCAAGCACAAGACATTAGCGTTATTGTGCAAGCGAGTCATTTTAGCCATGTAAGCATCAAGGCATAAAGCGGCTCTAATGCCTTTAAAACGATTAGCACCCATGCTCATGCCTATCCCTGTAGCGCACACTAAAATACCATAGCTTTGCGCATTTTCTAGGACTTTTTGGCACACTAATTTCGCATAATCAGGGTAATCCACTCTAGCCGTGGGTAAAAAAGCTTGAATTTTAAATTGCTTGTCTTCTAAAAAATGCTGGACAAATTCTGCAAGATGCAACCCTGCATGATCGCTTCCTATGAAAACTTGAGCAATATTTAAAGGCTTATTCATAAGCTCTCCTTGATAAAAGATTAAGAAAGGAGTAAGGAAAATAAAAATCTTGTGGGGGCATGGATAAAAAACTCCGATAAAGGGGGGATAAATAAAAAGACAAACACAACCAACATGCCGTAGCGTTCCATTTTAGAAAACCACTCCAATAAAAACGCGCTTTTAAAATGCAACGCCAAAAAGCCGAGCGCTTTTGAGCCGTCTAAAGGCGGGATAGGGAGGCTATTGAACACGCCTAAGACAAGGTTATAGAGAACGCCTTGAATGAGAAAGGTTACTAAGGCTAGCTGATAAAGATTCAATTCATCAACGCTTAATGCACCAATCCCTAGTTTTTGAAAGCTCAAATGCGTGATGAAAGCGAGCAGAACGGCTAGAGTGAAATTATAGATTACTCCGGCTAAAC
This region includes:
- the rpiB gene encoding ribose 5-phosphate isomerase B gives rise to the protein MNKPLNIAQVFIGSDHAGLHLAEFVQHFLEDKQFKIQAFLPTARVDYPDYAKLVCQKVLENAQSYGILVCATGIGMSMGANRFKGIRAALCLDAYMAKMTRLHNNANVLCLGEKISGIGVVESILEAFFSTEFEQGRHALRIQKLDESLKSST
- a CDS encoding site-2 protease family protein, encoding MQFFDFSLESVITTSMKILALLIAIIGHEIMHGLSAFLFGDRSAKDAHRLSLNPIKHLDMMGSVLLPALLLIFQAPFLFGWAKPVPVDMRYIVSQKGSLACVVVSLAGVIYNFTLAVLLAFITHLSFQKLGIGALSVDELNLYQLALVTFLIQGVLYNLVLGVFNSLPIPPLDGSKALGFLALHFKSAFLLEWFSKMERYGMLVVFVFLFIPPLSEFFIHAPTRFLFSLLLS